GTAATCGTAAATACTGGCAGGGAATCTCAGGATAATTTCTAAATGAGGTTACCACAGTCTAGCTTCTGCTTCTTAGCATTGAATTCAGAGACCCCATTCCTTTGCATTCTCCAAGGTGGTCAGGGTGAGAACTCACAGACTGAAACTGAAACGGAAAGAAAGTGAAACTGAGCTGGCTACACACATGGACTGGTTACATGACCAGGATCTTAAGGAAACTCATGCCTAAATTCTAGCTGTATAATCCTAACAATGTGTCAAAAACACTGGGGTTGGCTGTGAAGATCACATATGTGGATTTCATGGACCCTAATGTAGACATTTATTATCAAAAACATAATAAAGGCCCAGAGTGAGTGGTTTATTGAGGTGTTGCCTTTCTGTTTTCATGGGGTTCTCTCAGGGTGGTGGCCAAAGAGCCAGCAAAGCAGTCTGTATGTGTGGATGGGTATCAGTCATCAATCCTAAAATCTTGGACTTGCATCTTCATATCTTGTATTGCTGTCCTTGCTTAGGTATGTATGTTGTGCATCCTCCCTCTACCTGTAACATCATTTTGGACCCAAGCATGTTTCATTTATGTTGATTTATGTGCACAGACATGGACAGTCACAACATGAGAAGCAAAATCATAACCAAATGAGTGAGTTATCACAAAAGCTGAAGAAACTATATGATCTTGTGGCAAACCCCTCAGAAAGCAACTTGAAGGACTTCTCATAAGGACTAGAAAGCTTTGTCTTGGTTGGCCAAACATGTTCCTACTCTGGCATATCTGGAGGAACATGATGAAGTTcaaattttctaacattttttgttaaagtttattttaagaCTGTTTATTACCCCTCTTTCTATGTGATATGTTATATCATGGTATCTGCTTGACCTAAATCCTCAGGTTTGGTTGAAGAACCTTCTGTCTACCCATTTTCCACTTAATTCTTAAATTGCTTAGTTTAAGGCAGAAGTAGGAAGAAGTTGACTTCCTGTTTACATGTCAGAAAACAATCATTTTCAAGGTCTTAGAGTCAGCATCATTCAACCCCCCCAAGTACTAACAACACTGATCTATCAATAACTTCAAAAAATTTCTACCTATACTGACTGTTTTTAGGTATAACAATTGAAGGCTTGTGAAATTAATCTTCCtttaattttaaacttaaatatGAAGATCGGCTCTCCCATGCAAATACAAGTGATTTTTCTCAGTTATTTTGACTGTACTTTGGCTGTGTTTTAGTTACTTACatctggaatattttaaaaatagaagttttCATATCTTGAATAAAACCcacaacattaaaattaaaaatacttaattcATGGTAAGGAATTAAACTTTTTTAGCCAGGGTAGCCTGtcattttcaaatacaaaaatgtcATATTTCAAATATCTTAAATAATTTGAAGAAACTTGGCATTGCCATTAAGTTTATCCAACTGCAACATTGCCATCAAAACTAACAGGAAATCAATTCACACTTAGGATCAATTTTGTAAGTTgtattaaaaatagatgaaattttcTCAAAGAAATGTTGCTTTGGGAATTTGAAACATGGCTAATGAATGGTAAGTGActtaagaattttattaaaaCTCTGTGTAGAAAAGCCAAAGAAGACACATCTTCCCTTCTTAGGAGAATGGAGTTACTAGTCACATTCAATGTTATATTATACTTACCTTATAAGTGCATGCTTGCCAAGAGTTTATAAGAAAAATTGCCTGAATTTTTCTCCTTTAACATGTGTTCCGAAACAAAAGTAAAtctgggtgattttttttaaaagatcaaatcTATTTTGGGTTGCTTCACAGGTTATAAGTGAAACCCATGGACTACAGTTTTGAGAAGGTATATTTCAGTTCAATCTGTGAAAGTATTTTCTAACAATGAAAACTCTCCAATGAGCTCTTTATCTCTGGTAGTGTTATTGCAAATAGTAGATGACCTCTGTTAGGAATGCTGAGTGTGACTAACTGAACTCTagcagtttatttttgtgtgtgttttatttatttatttttaacatttttattttaatttattttaacattatCAATGTAGtatgtagatacaattctaagaacataatattcccttcctcccacccttcttccttcccaccttcctttctcctccctctgtttttttaaagataacatattttcaatttacagtaAAAgggcttaatatttcaccaaaaaacagttttttgtatgctaatgatgaactcacagaaagaaaaattgggAATAGAATCCTATTCATAATAACCACAGAAAtcccaaatatttagaaataaatttaaccaaagaaatgaaagacctctacagtgaaaattatcaaacattgatgaaggaaaacatcaaggacacaaaaaaatgggaagatatcctttgctcatggattggatgaatcaatatcattaaaatgtatatactacccaaagcaatctacagattcaatgctatctcTGTCAAAATATCAATGGAATTCTTTACAGAATCAGAGAAAGGAATATTAAAAACCATATGGAATcagaaaagacccagaatagctgaAGTGATCTGAAACAAGAAagatcaagctggaggcatcaccatACCTGACCTcgaagcatactacaaagctatagtaattataACAGCATGGTACTGCCATAAATCCgggtaatttttaaaacatagtttACAGTTGCAGTTATGTTGTTATTCTGCTGAAATGTTATTCATGTCATTTTGTTTGatagacctttctttttttccctttgctccTTCGttgtctccttttttaaaaaaggacctatttcaacttttaaaaaagctCAGCATAATCCACATgagaaatacaaggaaaataaGGACAAATATCATTAACAAGACAAACACAAACATGGAAGGAGAATGGATCGAGCTCCAAATTTAATGATGCTCTGTGTGGATTTAGATGGAGGGAGTTGTGGTGGCTTTATTGGCAGGGATATTAAGGTTCATCAGAAATAGGCCTTTCTCTTGGCCTTTGGTTTAGCTCCGTTTGAGACAGCAACTTATCTTGtctttttataagaaaaacaatGTACAGTACCTGGCGAGCAATCTCAGAGTGCACGTCGAAGTCTAACATTTCACTGACTTTTCTGCCTCCTATGACATGTTTATTGCATAAGCTGAGCTCCGAAGAAATAGATTTTCCTCCAACCTCCGCATTCAAACATAAGATCAGCCTTTCCCAACCCTTGGTGGCACTATAGATTCCATAGATTTCTAAGAATGttctcattttcaaattttacagAGTTTAAATCAAAACATTACTTTCATATAGAACCTAAAACAGTTTCTTCCTTAAGTCTGATACACAGGTAGAATAGGCACAGGGAAGAAAGTGAGGCTCAATTCTTTCACTCCTCTACCacatcctctccctctttttcttcctcctccccctcctcctccttccttttcagGGACCACCAGGTTGAGGGACGGGGTAGGATGGGAGAAACTATCATAAGAAAGGTTAACATCCTGTTTGGCTGCTGCTGTTGTCATCTGGCCATCAGTGCCCTCTACTGGGGTAGGAGTCCAAATGATGGGTGTTTCCTGTTCCCTAGAACCCTGAGGCGATTTCTGCATTTCACTAGTACTTGGTAAAGGAGGTTCATGTATCTCTGCTAAACTATTCTTATTGTTCCACTATGTAATGCTCATAGACTCTTTGTCTACCCTGTTCTTCTGAAACCAGAATGGGCATGGTTTGTCTAAGTGTAACAGCCATGAATAATACACCCCTTAGGGGAGGGTCTTCATTTCTGCGGAGAACTACCTGGTGACCAAGCTGCCATCCTGTCTTCATATTCCCAGTAGTACAAATAAGGTTAACAGTAAATATGTATtgaatgaatttcaaattctAGAATTGTTACTCATAATCTCATTATCATCATTGTCATCTTCAAAAATCATTGAATTTTCTATATCTAGAAAACTATTATAAGGGCAGaggtgaaagaaaaagaagtttacTAATGAGACATAGATTAGAATTGATATCTAGTAAATGAAAGAAGATGTAGCATTAAGAGGAGTAATTTCGAAGGGCAAAAGTCAGTGGTGGAGCTGGAGATAGTAATACtaattgtatacatgtatcaaaatataacactataccccataaatatgtattatgtgtcaaaaataaaactaaaatttaggCATatctaaaaaaatatgaaaagaaaacatcAATGGTGGAATCTGTTCATGGAGCTGTACTAATGCTAGCTTGTCAAGAGTAGATATGAATTAGGGTGACGGCCATTTGGAGGGAATACAAAAAAGGAAAGTTAAGTCGTACCAGCAAGTGTGAGGAGCCTCTATTCTCTGCATGAATGTACCCTGTGAAATGAAATTATGCTATGTATAATACAATGTCTATGTGTTGGGCAAACACTTGAGCTTATATTGGAGATTATTGGGAGTTAAAACTGGAACACGTGGCTAAGAGGCGGTCGTGGAAAGTTTTGAATGTCAGGCTTATAAATAGGCAAAACTGTTCAACTGAAGTTTTTAAAACCATATATGCTGCATAGTAGGAAAAAGTGTAGGGTAGAGAAGATAATATTCAGTGAATGAATTATGTAGTATATCCAATTAGGAACAGACTCTATGCCACATGCTGTCAAGAATTCACTGTTCCTGGTCTTCTTTGCATCAGAAAACACTCATTAATCTCATGAGGCATAGTATGAAAGATGGAGAATTTGCTCTCTTGTTGCTAATGGTTTGGTGTGTACATGGTGCATGTGTGAACAGGTGCCAAGGTATAGCATCTACAGGGCTCCTCTTAATTAGCACCATCCATGATCTTCTGAACAGGACCATAGCTTTCTcaatccttttctctctgttttctgtgAGTTATCAGGCAACAAGCAAGCCTATGCTATGGATGATGAGTGTTGCATAgggtaaaatatttaatgttgaaCAACAAAAATGTGTTAGCCCCTGGTACCTTAATTTCATATCTATCTAGCTGAAGCTCTCAAAAGAATTTCTTTGTTCTTGATCACAATCTCTCTGAAAACCTTTCTAAAATATTTCCCTTTTAAATCCCATCTTTTCCCAAATTAAAACTTTTTACTCTTGCAAAATTTATCCCTtagttttctctccttttctactGGCTTTAGAATTGGCATTAACTAGGTTTGCGAATTTATGTAAACCACTTGGCTTTCTTAGACCTATTTTCTAGCTAGATCAACTTGTTCTTTCAATTAAGAATGAGAAAACGGATACAAaatgtatgtataaaatattagTTGCAACAGATAAAAagagtagttttttaaaatttatttttatttcacatttttctgaattCTGGGTCCCCTCAACTAGTAACACCCCAGTTCATGCATATCATGGATAAGTTTCTGTTTTACTCTATTCAAAAGAATAGAGTGAGACTACTAAAAATATGTAAGAACTTCTGGAATAGTATCTATGAGTGTGATAGTAGTgggggcattcttttttttaagatcttttatttatttatctgagaggcagagttacagacagatagagggagaggcaggtctttcatctgctagttcacttcccaagggactgcaatggccagagctgggtcagtccgaagctaggagccaggagcttcttctgggtctcccatacatgttcaggggcccaagtacttgggccgtcttccactgctttcccaggccataaggagaaagctgggtcagaaaaggaacagccaggacacaaacctgagaccatatgggatgctggcactgcagcctgaggcttagcccactaagccaaaATGCCAGTCCCTGGGGAATTCTTTggcatactttttaaatttctgttcacTATACACAAATGAGgataattgttttcatttcttccagCTGTCTGAGATTTCAGAACATGCAAAACTTCTTCTGGATGTGGATACAAATGAAAAATAGCAATAAACCAAATTTCATTGGCTTTTGCCCAACCTGTTCCAACAGGATTCCAAATCCTTGTAACCCACCTCCCCACCAGGCTCCAAAGCATTGTTGGAATCTCAGATAACACAGTGTCAACAACTACCtttgagtttccttttttttttttttttggctcagtCCAACTTTGACTAGCTGTGATTCTATCTCTAACACACTACTGAATCCACCAGGTTCCATGCCACTTTCTACCACTCCAGAACACTGGAGCATGGGAGATATTAAGGCGCACAGAGAGCTGCTCTAAAGTGAGGATCATGTTTCAGTCTTCTTGTGCAACACTGGGGATGCTGCTGAACTATGCCGAATGACATAGTTCTTCAAGCTTTTGTTTATGTTGCATATCCTCAGTTTCAAATACGAATTCACTCAAATCAGAATGATAGAGCAGatcaaaattttcattcatttccagggaCTAAACCTTTCTTCCACAGCCTGACTTGAGATACCTATGTCTTTTTCACCATAATGCAGTTTGGTTTCAGGAAGTGTTTCAGTCTTAAAATGGCAGGGCCAGAAGTTCTGTTCATTTCGGACATGCCCAATATGTATACAAAAGTGGGAGAAATTACATTCCTAACCTTTGGCATGGGAATGCTGTAAGAGATACAATTATCTTTAGGAGAAGTACCTTGATAAGTGTCCGGGGTAGATAGAATTTGAGAATCAAAGGCCTGTGAGTTGGCTGTTATTAATATACTTGGTTGTTAGTGAGTGAcagtgaagaaaaaagaaatgagaagaaagatGTCATGGGGAAAAGCCAAGATGGGACCTTGCAAGGGAAAAAGGTATGGGAAACGCTTGTTGGATTGCAAAGGCATAAATGATTTCTAAAGAATAGGAATGTCTTACAGCTGATTTAAAATTGATTGCTATGTTCTACCTATATTGTGGCCCACTTAGGAgggctttggattgtcccagaACACATAACAAGagtaaaaaacaaatttaagccAAAATCATTCAGACATTATGAAGAAAGTGGGTTTCCAAACCAGCATCTGGGTTATGAATGACAGAAAACCAATAATGCAGCAATATGATACTCTTTGTACAATGTCCACCCCAATTTATAATATAACAGGCAAGAATCAAGTAAGTGGAAAATATATGTAGTTGACAAAATTAGATAGTATTTGTAGAGGCATTATAAATAACCGTAGTTGGGTAGTGGCCTGTGCTTCTTGGGAAGAGTATTAATATCAAATGGATACGAAAGTCGAGTAAAATTTGGTCTTGTGTTTCAAAGGAATGAGAGTGTACTGTTTGGAATAGAAGCAACAAAGAAATATCAATGGATAAAGtctagaagaagagagagaaagagagattgagagagcgagagcgagagagagagacagagagagctagcTCTCTCAAGACCTTTTCTTGATTAAAATTGGAAAAGTCAATTAAGGACTTAGCATGAGGAATATTCAGTGTTTGGGCAATAAATTCTTGTGGGGAAGGGACTCATAGTGATGTGTGAAGTAGCTGGCAGTCATAAGAAGGATAATTgaagacatatttttattttcttgtgtagAATATACTAGGAGTAATATTCTTGAGGTGgcaaagacttacagagagatgAGAAAGTCAGGGCCAAGTAGGGGACTGTGGAAAGAACAAAGGAGGCAGTAGGATGGAATAGAGAAATAACTGGTGGTTTAGAGATGGCTGAGAAGGTGATGGAGAGTGAGGCTAGAATTGATGGTATATCATAGAAAGAGAGGGGATTGATGAGTGGTCCTGCTGGTCATTGGTATTAATTGGTCAATGCAAACTCTCATTTACCTGGTGCCTCGGGCGACCTCTAAGTCCAGCATTTCACCTTTAGAACCCTTTTCAGTGTCGGACTGCTGAGAGCCAGTGAAATGGAATGAATGCAGACTATAGCATAGATGACATCCTCCCACAACCAGAACcatgatcttctatccactatgGTGCCTAAAAAGGTGATGAGTAAGGCCAGGAAGTAAGaactgaagaaaataaagaagatggAAAGGGACTTCAGGGCGGTCACGTGAGCTTTCATTCTGGAGTTGCCCCCACCCGTGTCACGATGTTGCATCTGCTCCCGGTGCTGGGCCAGTGAAACCATGAGCAAAATGATGGCGGCCAAGAACAGGAGGAAAGGGACAGATAACGCAATCAGTTTATGAGGGGTGGTCAAATATTGCTCAAATACATGAAGTTTCTCAATCTCAGTATTATTTCTGGGTAATTGTTGCAAGGTGATTAACCGAACCCGGATGTAAGTCCTAATAGCTGAAGGGATGATTGTCACACAAGTGATCATCACAGAACCCAGTAACAGCCAGGGGACCAGTCTCGGAATTCTCCACCTTAGCCAGAGGAAGATGGGGTGGGTGAAGGAAGAGACCTTGACACAGTAGTAAACGGCAAGCAGACTGGTTAACCAGAATGTAAGGACGTTGATGAATTCCCAGGTAAGCGTTAGGGTCAAATACACACAATTAGGtttaaagtagaagaaaaaatcaCACAGCATCGATATCCATTGTAGACAGAAGCGGCAAACGCCCAGACTGGTGAGAATCATGTCCACAGGTGACAACCTTTTGACTTTCACCCACTCTCTGCCCAGCACTGCAACAATGAAGCTGCTTTGCACAATTATTGTCAAGGATTCAATCACATAGATGATGATGAAGGAGACAGTGAGCTTGTTGAGCATCATCTTCTTACCCCAAAGTGTCTTCCTGGACCAAGATAGAGAATCTCTGCACCAAGTTCCAGGTAGGAAACAGGTTTCTGATCCCACCACTGTCTGCTACAAGAAAACACCTCCTTCAAGATGCAAATTTCCCCAGCTCACTTTTAACTTTGCCATTTTCCTACCTATCAGATTTGTTTGTGCTTTGCTTGCTGGTTTGTTACCACATCTGGATGCAGggaaattttatttgaatgtggATGCCTGCTCCTTAGGTGATTTGGTTATTCCCCAAAAGGCATACCTATTTCAGTAACCATGAtgtctgtttcttctttctctgtttgaGATGCCCTTAGATTATTTTCCCATCTTCTTCAAATGATATCTTTACACTTTTAACCTAAAACTTGAGCCACAAGAAAGATAAAGCCTTCACTGCCTTTTCATGTCCTGGGTAATGTTCCTATTCTATTGAGTGCTATACCAGTGCCAATCACAGAAGCCTGTCTTCCCAGCTTCCATACCATCTGGCTGTAGATGCTACAAACAAAGTGTGAGGGTGTGCAAAAATGATCATAAAAGACATTTCCTTTGAGACTCTACCCACACATTTGCTGCAACCTGAGACCCATCTAATGCAGCCCAGTCTCATGAGTACCCACTGAGTTCTCCAACTCAGAGAAATCAAACTGCAGTGAAACCCCTTCGTGCCCTTCCTTGTACTCCATCCAACCTACATGTGGCaccctttgttatttttcttccaaTGATTCCAAAATGCTTTAGCacatgttttataatatttttagggATTGTGCTTGTCCTGTtaacatcactttttaaaattttttctcctGACATGGCTGGGTTCTCTTTATTACTTCTCCCCATTGAATTGAAAAGGCCATATACCATAAGTAATACATTGTACTCCTAAATGTACAGGACTATTTCATAGTTACAGTAGTAGGCTAGATATATTTTTCCCTTGGTTCAAGACAACTATAGTGGATAGAAACCAAATATTTAATTGGTGGCTTCAGAAGTAAAAGACCTTATAAATGAATTCTAATAAATGCTAAATGGTGAGGTAGACAGAGTGAAAGTTGTAGGCCCTATGTATGACAGAAACTGAGTCTATTTGGACTTTTAatcattaaagaaagagaaaataagcaaTCCAAATTGAAGATACAAATTCATGactacaaaacaaaaaagtgaatTTATGAGGCAAAGGCAAAAGTAGCCTTTAAATTAcaatagaaaacagaattaaacatTAGAAAGCATCCACTCCACATTCTCAATAAAGTATAAGAagccagaaatgaaaaatgaagatgacaaaataATAGTATCCAACCAAAAGATGAAGTAGTCAATATATGTTCAGATACAAAGTGAGAAGGATGAAGTATGAAGTATTGGTGAGTGGAATATGCAACAACACCATTAACTTCTTCTGCCCCAGGTACTGGAGACACTACACATACTGCCTCTTGTGTACACTGCCTCATTCTTAGAATGACTGGCGTTCTAAACCTGTTGGCAGTTCTTGGAGTAGTGACGATGCTACAGTTTTCATGATGGATATCTGCACAAGGGTTTGACCAGAAATGAGTAtctgcccacagcagcccctccTGGATGCCTGAACCACAGAGAAGGCCTGGCACTGCTCTGCCCCACAGAGACACCTGTAAGTGATAGTGGAAAATTGACACAGACATTCTTTTTGGGAAAGAGACATAAAAAGTGAATATGTAGACCTGTAATTAATGTTCCCTCAAGTAGGAATCAAAGGTCTTTTATTGTGTGGGCTCCTCCATGGTGAGTCCTGGAGTGACCTCAACTCTAGTTTGTATTTTCCCctctcagctccaactgttatcTTTTAGGCTGATCAGGCTGCATATCGCTGCCCATTAACCAGTCCATATTGGGCAGGTACTGTCTAGTTCCCTTCTGCAGTTTATGCCTGATCTATGACAAACTCACGGATTCTTGCAAAACAGAATGATAGTCTGTCCATGCTGTGTCCTCTCTCCACTGTGATTTCTCcaattctctttctccctttcaactgGAAATAAGAGGAGCTCGGgtgagtgctgtggtgcagcaggttaaattgcaTCCTCCAGTGTCAGAGTCTTGGCCGCTCCcagctgatgcatctgggaaa
Above is a window of Oryctolagus cuniculus chromosome 3, mOryCun1.1, whole genome shotgun sequence DNA encoding:
- the TAS2R16 gene encoding taste receptor type 2 member 16, which translates into the protein MMLNKLTVSFIIIYVIESLTIIVQSSFIVAVLGREWVKVKRLSPVDMILTSLGVCRFCLQWISMLCDFFFYFKPNCVYLTLTLTWEFINVLTFWLTSLLAVYYCVKVSSFTHPIFLWLRWRIPRLVPWLLLGSVMITCVTIIPSAIRTYIRVRLITLQQLPRNNTEIEKLHVFEQYLTTPHKLIALSVPFLLFLAAIILLMVSLAQHREQMQHRDTGGGNSRMKAHVTALKSLSIFFIFFSSYFLALLITFLGTIVDRRSWFWLWEDVIYAIVCIHSISLALSSPTLKRVLKVKCWT